The Chryseobacterium sp. 52 genome includes a region encoding these proteins:
- a CDS encoding T9SS type A sorting domain-containing protein, whose product MKKIYFFVLFLAHLSFSAQIINFPDPQFKAKLLSASQWIHVAQNLNGTITAIDTNNDGEIQVSEALNISSITLNQTQIHDITGIQNFANLKMLTVQENTYIDEVNVSNMTNLKYLSVINNVVDIINTQGCTQLESFNLSSNGGYVTNMNFLQNSSLKKLTLRGNARLESVNISNLTGLEEIDINDNAFYPNTFTSLNLTTNVNLKKIIIDKANLNSLTLGSLNNLLQFTIKNTKLTSLNLSNAALLEYLYIDKNLLLSSLNIQNTNSLNDFQLINCPLITSVSLQNRPNLRLISLGQTNITSLDFTGTTEITNMSISGNALTSLDVSAVTGLKGFNFNENGITSLNLSQNTELQGVGVGGTSITNINIKNGNPNLNFYATNPTYSPNLAYVCCDTNKVQQISNMLISMGQNNVEINSYCSFAPGGTSYTVQGNTKLDVNNNGCDAGDPGKAFQKFTIVNGSSSGSYIGNNSGNYSLALQAGVSTITPAVENPSYFSISPASITADFPNQTSPLAQNFCLSANGTHHDLEAVIIPITNAAPGFTARYKIIYKNKGTTIQSGTLVFNYNDAVTDYLSSSIVPTSQSTGILHWNFTNLLPFETKEIIVTLKLNTPTQTPPLNGGEVLQYTAQINGAIDETPADNSFTLNQTVVNSFDPNDKTCLEGTSISQVQIGDYVHYLIRFENKGTANAQNIVVKDEIDISKFDIASVVALTGSHNFTTRITNPNVIEFIFENIQLPFDDAHNDGYISFKIKTKATLTMGDSFSNTAKIYFDYNHPIVTNTFTTTIRNVLATSEISRENGGAVIYPNPVKDILYIKSKDEIIKAEIYDTAGRILNIRGVKNNSVDVSDLAKGNYIIKVSAKNKTLMLKFIKA is encoded by the coding sequence ATGAAAAAAATCTACTTTTTTGTGCTTTTTCTAGCACATCTATCATTCAGTGCACAAATAATTAACTTTCCGGATCCGCAATTTAAAGCAAAACTTCTTTCGGCAAGTCAATGGATTCATGTTGCGCAGAATCTCAACGGAACGATAACCGCCATTGACACCAACAATGATGGTGAAATTCAAGTAAGTGAAGCTTTGAATATTTCCAGCATAACTCTGAATCAAACACAGATTCATGACATTACCGGAATTCAGAACTTTGCCAATCTTAAAATGCTTACAGTGCAGGAAAACACTTACATTGATGAAGTAAATGTGAGTAATATGACTAACCTGAAATATTTAAGTGTTATCAACAATGTCGTAGATATAATAAACACTCAGGGATGTACTCAGCTTGAAAGCTTCAACCTTTCTTCTAATGGAGGATATGTGACTAATATGAATTTTTTACAGAATTCTTCCCTAAAAAAATTAACTCTCAGAGGTAATGCGCGCTTAGAAAGTGTGAACATTTCAAACCTTACGGGTCTTGAAGAAATTGACATAAATGACAATGCTTTTTATCCGAACACCTTTACAAGTTTAAATCTTACCACTAATGTAAACCTCAAAAAAATTATCATTGACAAGGCTAATCTTAATTCGTTAACATTAGGCTCTTTAAACAATCTTTTACAATTCACTATTAAAAACACCAAACTGACTTCTCTCAATCTAAGCAATGCAGCTTTGCTGGAATATTTATATATAGATAAGAATCTATTATTGAGCTCATTAAATATTCAAAACACCAACAGTCTGAATGATTTTCAACTTATCAACTGCCCTTTGATCACATCTGTTTCCCTTCAAAACAGACCGAATCTCAGATTAATAAGCCTGGGACAAACAAACATCACATCACTTGACTTTACAGGAACTACGGAAATTACCAATATGAGCATTAGTGGAAATGCATTGACTTCTCTTGATGTTTCTGCTGTTACAGGATTAAAAGGTTTTAATTTTAATGAAAATGGGATAACAAGTCTTAATTTAAGTCAAAACACAGAATTACAGGGAGTAGGCGTAGGAGGAACAAGTATAACCAATATTAATATTAAAAATGGAAATCCAAATCTAAATTTCTATGCAACCAATCCCACCTATTCACCCAATTTAGCATACGTTTGCTGTGATACCAATAAAGTACAGCAGATTTCCAATATGCTGATTAGTATGGGACAAAATAATGTGGAAATCAACAGCTACTGTTCATTTGCTCCCGGAGGAACTTCCTATACTGTTCAGGGAAATACAAAACTCGATGTTAACAATAATGGGTGTGATGCCGGTGATCCGGGCAAAGCATTTCAAAAGTTTACTATTGTCAACGGCAGCAGTTCCGGCAGCTATATTGGGAATAATTCAGGAAATTATTCATTAGCTTTACAGGCAGGAGTAAGTACGATCACTCCGGCTGTTGAGAATCCTTCTTACTTTAGTATTTCTCCGGCAAGTATTACTGCAGATTTTCCAAATCAGACGAGTCCTTTAGCTCAGAACTTTTGTCTTAGTGCGAATGGAACTCATCATGATTTAGAGGCTGTGATCATTCCTATAACCAATGCAGCACCAGGATTCACTGCCAGGTATAAAATTATTTACAAAAACAAAGGAACAACCATACAATCAGGAACGTTGGTTTTTAACTATAATGACGCTGTGACAGATTATCTAAGTTCAAGTATTGTTCCTACTTCACAATCCACAGGCATTCTACATTGGAACTTCACAAATCTTTTACCTTTTGAAACAAAAGAAATCATCGTTACTTTAAAACTCAACACTCCAACGCAGACCCCACCACTGAATGGTGGAGAAGTTTTACAATATACGGCTCAAATCAATGGTGCTATAGATGAAACCCCTGCTGACAATAGTTTTACTTTAAATCAAACGGTTGTCAATTCCTTTGATCCCAATGATAAAACGTGTCTGGAGGGAACATCAATCTCACAAGTACAAATTGGAGATTATGTACATTACCTGATCCGATTTGAAAATAAAGGAACTGCCAATGCCCAGAATATTGTAGTAAAAGACGAGATTGACATTTCAAAATTCGATATTGCCTCTGTAGTTGCATTAACCGGAAGTCACAATTTTACAACAAGAATCACCAATCCGAATGTTATAGAATTTATTTTTGAAAATATTCAGTTACCTTTTGATGATGCTCATAATGACGGATATATTTCTTTTAAAATAAAAACAAAAGCGACATTGACAATGGGTGACAGCTTCAGCAATACTGCTAAAATTTATTTTGATTACAATCATCCAATTGTTACCAATACTTTTACCACGACTATTAGGAATGTACTGGCGACTTCAGAAATAAGCAGAGAAAACGGCGGTGCTGTGATATACCCCAATCCGGTAAAAGACATTCTGTATATCAAATCAAAAGATGAGATAATTAAGGCAGAAATATACGATACAGCCGGAAGAATTCTAAATATAAGAGGAGTCAAGAATAACTCAGTAGATGTTTCTGACCTGGCTAAAGGAAATTATATCATCAAGGTATCTGCGAAAAACAAAACATTGATGCTTAAATTCATCAAAGCATAA
- a CDS encoding T9SS type A sorting domain-containing protein — translation MKKIYFFVLFIAHFTIHAQTVNIPDPQFKAKLVSATTGINAFAYDLNGNATVIDTNNDGEIQVSEAQNISKLTISQPQINDITGIQSFTNLVYLRTIGNSLLNTLNVSNMTQLKELIVQNNALNIINTQGCNQLESFSFSNNSGTISNLSFLQNASLKKISISTNPYLDSADLSNLAGLEDIYIGESTNLNFTSLNLSNNINLKKIYIVKPNLTSLTFNTLNQLRYVNIQKTKLTSLDFTNAPQLDDLSLDRNSLLSSLNIQNNINLEYAYISNCPLLASISVQNKPNLLGLTLSGTNVASLNLTGSSKMFSLSLGDNKITSLDVSPVTNLIFLSLGEDFLTSIDISQNAKLSSISAVGNAITTVNVKNGNPSLQYSCGPTSLTPNLAYVCCDTNKVQQISNMFMNYGQTNVVLNSYCSFVPGGTTYTVQGNTKLDVNNNGCDAGDPGKAFQKFTIVNGSNSGSYIANNSGNYSLALLAGVSTITPVVENPSYFSISPASITADFPNQASPLAQNFCMAANGDHPDLEIVIVPVEAAIPGSGTGYKIVFKNKGTTTQSGTVVFNFNDNLMNFLNATLTPNSQSTGNLTWNFTNLLPFETREIKAVFTLNTPTQTPPLSNGDILHYTAQINGATDDTPADNIFTLNQTVVNSFDPNDKTCLEGTMIAQTQVGDYVHYMIRFENKGTANAGNIVVKDEIDPLKFDISTLIPISASHSFITRISGNNTAEFIFENIQLPFDDANNDGYISFKIKTKSTLTQGDVFSNTAGIYFDYNAPIITNTYTTSVRGILATAETKTDKGNLSIYPNPVQDILYIKSSDEVIKAEIYDVNGRIISAKSVKGNSVYVSELAKGNYIIKLFTKDKTMIQKLIKN, via the coding sequence ATGAAAAAAATCTACTTTTTTGTGCTATTTATAGCACATTTTACAATTCATGCACAAACCGTCAATATCCCGGATCCTCAATTCAAAGCAAAATTGGTTTCAGCAACTACAGGTATTAATGCTTTTGCTTATGACCTCAATGGAAATGCAACTGTAATAGATACCAATAATGATGGTGAAATCCAGGTAAGCGAGGCCCAGAATATTTCAAAGTTAACAATAAGTCAACCTCAAATTAATGATATCACGGGAATCCAGAGCTTTACCAATCTGGTATATCTTAGAACAATAGGAAATTCACTGCTTAATACACTCAATGTGAGTAATATGACTCAACTGAAAGAATTGATTGTTCAAAACAATGCCCTGAATATTATCAATACACAAGGCTGTAATCAACTAGAGAGCTTCTCTTTCAGCAATAACAGCGGAACCATTTCGAATCTTAGTTTCTTACAAAATGCTTCTCTGAAAAAGATTAGTATTTCGACAAATCCGTATTTGGATAGTGCAGATCTTTCTAATCTTGCAGGATTGGAGGATATTTATATCGGGGAAAGCACTAACCTTAATTTTACAAGTTTAAATCTATCCAATAATATCAATCTGAAAAAAATATACATTGTCAAACCCAACCTTACATCACTTACATTCAATACATTAAATCAGCTTAGATATGTAAATATTCAAAAAACAAAACTAACTTCATTAGATTTTACAAATGCGCCTCAACTTGACGATCTCTCTCTCGATAGAAATTCATTATTGAGCTCACTTAATATTCAGAATAATATCAATCTGGAGTACGCTTATATTTCAAATTGTCCGCTGCTTGCTTCTATAAGTGTTCAGAATAAGCCCAATTTACTGGGGCTAACTTTATCCGGAACCAATGTAGCCTCACTGAATTTAACAGGATCATCTAAAATGTTTAGCTTATCGTTGGGAGACAATAAAATAACCTCTTTAGACGTTTCACCTGTTACCAATCTTATATTCCTGTCACTGGGCGAAGATTTTCTTACCAGTATTGATATAAGCCAAAATGCAAAATTAAGTTCTATAAGTGCGGTAGGTAATGCCATTACAACGGTTAATGTTAAAAATGGGAACCCTAGTCTGCAATACTCTTGCGGGCCGACATCTTTAACGCCAAATCTAGCTTATGTATGCTGTGATACCAATAAAGTACAGCAGATTTCCAATATGTTCATGAACTATGGACAAACTAATGTGGTACTCAACAGCTACTGTTCTTTCGTTCCGGGAGGAACTACCTATACTGTTCAGGGAAATACAAAGCTCGATGTTAACAATAATGGGTGTGATGCCGGTGATCCGGGCAAAGCATTTCAAAAGTTTACTATTGTCAACGGCAGCAATTCCGGCAGCTATATTGCCAATAATTCAGGAAATTATTCATTAGCTTTACTGGCAGGAGTAAGTACGATCACTCCGGTTGTTGAGAATCCTTCTTACTTTAGTATTTCTCCGGCAAGTATTACTGCAGATTTTCCAAATCAGGCAAGTCCTTTAGCACAAAATTTCTGCATGGCAGCCAATGGCGATCATCCTGACCTTGAAATAGTGATTGTTCCTGTAGAGGCTGCAATACCTGGATCTGGAACAGGGTATAAAATTGTTTTTAAAAATAAAGGAACAACAACACAATCAGGAACTGTAGTTTTCAATTTTAACGATAACCTAATGAATTTCCTGAATGCTACCCTTACCCCAAATTCGCAATCAACAGGAAACCTGACATGGAATTTCACCAACCTCCTTCCATTTGAAACCAGAGAAATAAAAGCGGTATTCACCTTAAATACTCCTACGCAAACACCCCCTTTAAGTAACGGAGATATTCTTCATTACACGGCACAAATCAATGGAGCAACTGATGACACTCCTGCAGACAATATTTTTACACTGAACCAAACTGTTGTCAATTCATTTGATCCTAATGATAAAACATGTCTTGAAGGAACTATGATTGCACAGACTCAGGTAGGAGATTATGTTCATTATATGATCCGATTTGAAAATAAAGGGACTGCCAATGCAGGAAATATTGTTGTAAAGGATGAGATTGATCCTTTAAAATTTGACATTTCAACATTGATTCCTATAAGCGCAAGCCACAGTTTTATCACAAGAATCTCAGGAAACAATACCGCAGAATTTATTTTTGAAAATATCCAGCTGCCATTTGATGATGCAAACAACGACGGATATATTTCTTTTAAGATTAAAACTAAATCTACCTTAACCCAAGGTGATGTGTTTAGCAATACGGCGGGTATTTATTTTGATTATAATGCTCCGATTATCACCAATACCTATACAACATCTGTGAGAGGTATACTGGCAACAGCAGAAACCAAAACCGATAAAGGGAATTTAAGTATTTATCCTAATCCTGTTCAGGATATTCTTTACATCAAATCCAGTGATGAGGTCATCAAAGCAGAGATTTATGATGTAAATGGAAGAATTATCAGCGCCAAAAGTGTAAAAGGAAATTCAGTATATGTGTCTGAATTAGCCAAAGGAAACTATATCATTAAATTGTTTACAAAAGACAAAACCATGATACAGAAGTTGATCAAAAACTAA
- a CDS encoding omptin family outer membrane protease: MNTIKIILISLFCTLLHSQMAGQAFKLEELAGFNKLDMAAFKTEIKNHKYTFYDKTESPEFILFEYDSPGYMYKIGKFEYTEEKSQDNIEFQFKDKKEHDAYVKAILTAGYKQTEKGKVLTGESYVDYLKNKAQIRMVYPKTSRDNYTILVFK; this comes from the coding sequence ATGAATACGATAAAAATAATTTTAATCAGTCTATTTTGTACCCTTCTGCATTCACAAATGGCAGGACAGGCTTTCAAACTGGAAGAACTTGCCGGATTCAACAAACTTGATATGGCTGCTTTCAAAACAGAAATCAAGAATCATAAATATACCTTTTACGACAAAACAGAAAGTCCTGAATTTATTCTGTTCGAATATGACAGTCCAGGTTATATGTACAAGATCGGAAAATTTGAATATACTGAAGAAAAATCTCAGGACAATATAGAATTTCAGTTCAAGGACAAAAAAGAACATGATGCTTATGTAAAAGCAATTCTCACTGCTGGTTACAAACAGACTGAAAAAGGGAAGGTTCTTACCGGTGAAAGTTATGTAGATTACCTTAAAAATAAAGCACAGATCAGAATGGTTTATCCTAAAACTTCACGGGACAACTATACGATTCTCGTTTTTAAATAA
- a CDS encoding histidine kinase — MSSAKHFLELIQKSRKGKFKIYIGMSAGVGKTFRMLQEAQSLLRNGIDVKIGYIETHDREETVALTDGIPEIARRSVFYKGKNLEEMDLQAIINEHPEVVLVDELAHTNVEGSKNKKRWQDVLEILDNGINVISAMNIQHIESLNEEVKNITGIEVSERVPDKILSLADEVVNIDLTADELLTRLKEGKIYKKEKIQTALTHFFQSGHILQLRELALKEVAAHVERKVETEIKTENFKPIKFLACISSNEKIAKNIIRKTARLASYYNSPWTVLYVQRPSENPEKIALDKQRYLINNFNLAQELGAKVVRVKESSVHKGILEYVIAHNITTVCIGKPHAKLWQRLSGYSWIYTLMNRLNERQTDIIILS; from the coding sequence ATGTCATCAGCAAAACATTTTTTAGAATTGATCCAAAAATCCCGGAAAGGAAAATTCAAAATCTATATCGGGATGAGCGCAGGCGTGGGGAAAACATTCCGTATGCTTCAGGAGGCACAGTCTCTTCTGCGTAACGGCATTGATGTAAAGATCGGATATATAGAAACCCATGACCGGGAAGAAACAGTAGCCCTTACAGACGGAATTCCTGAAATTGCAAGAAGATCCGTTTTTTATAAAGGTAAAAATCTGGAAGAAATGGACCTTCAGGCCATTATCAATGAACATCCGGAGGTGGTTCTTGTAGATGAACTGGCGCATACGAATGTAGAAGGTTCAAAAAATAAAAAAAGATGGCAGGATGTGCTGGAAATCCTTGATAACGGGATCAATGTCATCAGTGCCATGAATATTCAGCATATCGAAAGCCTTAATGAGGAAGTAAAAAATATCACGGGAATAGAAGTATCCGAACGGGTTCCCGATAAAATTTTGAGTCTTGCCGATGAGGTGGTCAATATAGACCTTACCGCCGATGAACTCTTGACCCGCCTGAAAGAAGGAAAGATCTACAAAAAAGAAAAGATTCAGACCGCACTTACTCATTTCTTTCAGAGCGGACATATTTTGCAGCTTAGAGAGCTTGCTCTAAAAGAAGTGGCAGCTCATGTGGAAAGAAAGGTGGAAACTGAGATTAAAACGGAAAATTTTAAACCTATAAAATTTTTGGCCTGTATCAGCAGTAATGAAAAGATCGCGAAGAATATCATTCGGAAAACAGCCCGTTTGGCCAGCTATTATAACAGTCCGTGGACGGTTTTATATGTTCAGAGGCCATCAGAAAATCCTGAAAAAATTGCGCTCGACAAACAGCGGTATTTGATTAATAATTTTAATTTAGCACAGGAATTAGGGGCAAAAGTGGTTCGGGTAAAAGAAAGCAGCGTCCACAAAGGAATTCTGGAGTATGTGATTGCTCATAATATTACCACGGTCTGCATTGGAAAACCTCATGCAAAGCTATGGCAGAGGCTGTCCGGCTACAGCTGGATTTATACGCTGATGAACAGACTGAACGAGAGGCAGACAGATATTATTATTTTATCTTAG
- a CDS encoding porin yields MKKYIITSALLLGIIFPKAQSSDSLKTDYKVTFSAYAELFYTYDFNEPSNHLRQNFLYSYNRHNELNLNLGLVKANYQSENLRANVALMAGTYAQDNMAAEQNALRYVNEANIGIKISKNKNLWIDAGIMPSHIGWESAIGKDNINLTRSFAAENSPYFETGAKISYTSDSGKWFLSGLVLNGWQRIAKPEGNQSVSFGHQVTYKPNEKITLNSSSFIGNDQSKEEKRMRYFHDLYGSFQLTDQFSALLGFDIGAEQKIKGSSSYNIWYTPNVLMKYQFDSKWALAGRFEYYNDKNGVIISTKTPNGFQTFGYSLNVDYAILKNVIFRTEARGFTSKDAIFVKNDEMRQGNFFITTSLAAWF; encoded by the coding sequence GTGAAAAAATATATCATTACAAGTGCCCTATTATTAGGGATCATTTTCCCGAAAGCACAGTCTTCAGATTCATTAAAAACAGATTATAAAGTGACTTTTTCTGCTTATGCGGAGCTTTTTTATACCTATGATTTTAATGAACCGTCCAATCATCTTCGTCAGAATTTTTTATATTCTTACAACAGGCATAATGAACTCAATCTGAATTTAGGATTGGTAAAAGCAAATTATCAGAGTGAAAATCTCCGCGCAAATGTGGCTTTAATGGCCGGAACTTATGCCCAGGACAATATGGCTGCCGAACAAAATGCATTACGCTATGTAAACGAAGCTAATATTGGAATCAAAATCTCAAAAAATAAAAACCTCTGGATCGATGCCGGAATCATGCCTTCCCATATCGGCTGGGAAAGCGCCATTGGAAAAGATAATATCAACCTGACAAGGAGCTTTGCCGCTGAAAATTCGCCTTATTTTGAAACCGGAGCAAAAATCTCCTATACCTCAGACAGTGGAAAGTGGTTTCTAAGCGGTCTTGTACTGAACGGATGGCAGAGAATAGCAAAACCGGAAGGAAATCAGAGTGTTTCTTTCGGCCATCAGGTAACGTATAAACCGAATGAAAAAATAACACTGAACAGCAGCTCATTCATAGGAAATGATCAATCAAAAGAAGAGAAAAGAATGCGCTACTTCCATGATTTGTACGGAAGTTTTCAGTTGACAGATCAGTTTTCTGCTTTGCTGGGTTTTGATATCGGAGCCGAACAGAAAATAAAAGGAAGCAGCAGCTACAATATCTGGTATACTCCAAATGTATTGATGAAATATCAGTTTGACAGTAAATGGGCTCTGGCAGGAAGATTCGAGTATTATAATGATAAAAACGGGGTAATCATCAGTACGAAAACACCTAACGGTTTTCAGACTTTCGGGTATTCCCTGAATGTGGATTATGCAATCCTGAAGAACGTCATATTCCGTACGGAAGCGAGAGGTTTCACGTCTAAAGATGCCATTTTTGTTAAAAATGATGAGATGAGGCAGGGGAACTTCTTTATTACGACAAGTCTGGCGGCCTGGTTTTAG
- a CDS encoding ATP-binding protein, translated as MKLKTKLTLGVGLLFLLIVLMSVIGSVYINKLKSDTEKILTANYNSLEFSKNMLLALDKISTDSAVAVADFKKNNQLQDKNLTEFGEKEATQNLNLHFKSYLQHPAPEKEKLIREDLAKIMSLNMKGIERKSDIAIITAENATFWIVSLGTVCFLIAFILLFNLPQTIAEPINQLTFSIRQIAAKNYNERVHFKGSEEFNSLADSFNTMAEKLQEYESSSLSRQLMEKKRIETLVNNMHDAVIGLDENHFIYMINDEALKITNLRKEEIIGKTAHEVAVNNDLMRELLKNIDHPVKEPIKIVRENKENYFEQDIIPINIVKTGEKETKYIGKVILLRNITPFKELDFAKTNFIATISHELKTPISAIKMGVQLLGNQKFGALNDQQQELLKSINDDGQRLLNITGELLNLSQVETGNIRLTVEKCSPKEMLQTAVKNVEKLSEQKNILINTEYLIDDSDFVNADFDKTVWVINNFLTNAVKHSFQEENIEIVVEKLGSMIQFSITDTGSGIDEKYHRQIFDRYFQVPGEHQNGTGLGLAISKNFIEKQNGEIGVKSSPNQGSTFYFRLPVA; from the coding sequence ATGAAACTTAAAACAAAACTTACATTAGGCGTAGGTCTTCTATTTTTACTGATTGTTCTTATGTCAGTGATCGGATCCGTCTATATCAATAAACTGAAATCCGATACTGAAAAAATCCTGACGGCCAATTACAACAGTCTGGAGTTTTCCAAAAATATGCTCCTCGCACTGGATAAAATAAGCACTGATAGCGCTGTAGCTGTTGCCGATTTCAAGAAAAATAATCAATTACAGGACAAAAACCTTACTGAATTTGGTGAAAAAGAAGCTACGCAAAATCTTAACCTCCATTTTAAAAGTTATCTCCAGCATCCCGCTCCGGAAAAAGAAAAACTTATCCGTGAAGATCTGGCTAAAATCATGTCCCTGAATATGAAAGGCATTGAAAGGAAAAGTGATATTGCCATCATTACTGCTGAAAATGCGACTTTCTGGATTGTAAGTCTGGGAACTGTATGTTTTCTCATTGCTTTTATCCTCCTCTTCAACCTGCCACAGACCATAGCGGAGCCTATCAATCAGCTGACTTTCAGTATCCGGCAGATCGCTGCTAAAAACTATAATGAAAGGGTACATTTTAAAGGAAGTGAAGAATTTAACAGTCTTGCAGATTCCTTTAATACCATGGCGGAAAAGCTTCAGGAATATGAAAGCAGCAGTCTTTCCAGACAGTTGATGGAAAAAAAACGCATCGAAACATTGGTGAATAATATGCACGATGCTGTCATCGGGCTGGATGAAAATCATTTTATTTATATGATCAATGATGAGGCGCTGAAAATCACCAACCTCCGTAAAGAAGAAATCATCGGAAAGACCGCTCATGAAGTGGCTGTGAATAATGATCTGATGCGTGAACTGCTTAAAAATATCGATCATCCGGTAAAAGAACCCATCAAGATTGTCCGTGAAAATAAAGAGAATTATTTTGAACAGGATATTATCCCGATCAATATTGTAAAAACGGGTGAAAAGGAAACGAAATATATTGGAAAAGTAATTCTTCTGCGCAATATTACCCCTTTCAAGGAACTTGATTTTGCTAAAACCAATTTCATAGCCACCATTTCACACGAACTGAAAACACCGATATCCGCTATAAAAATGGGGGTCCAGCTTCTTGGAAATCAAAAATTCGGAGCACTGAATGACCAGCAGCAAGAGCTTCTTAAAAGCATTAATGATGATGGACAGAGACTTTTGAATATCACCGGAGAACTGCTGAACCTTTCACAGGTGGAAACCGGAAATATCCGTCTGACTGTGGAGAAATGTTCGCCAAAAGAAATGTTGCAGACGGCTGTAAAAAATGTTGAAAAGCTTTCAGAACAGAAAAATATACTGATCAATACCGAATATCTTATAGATGATAGTGATTTTGTGAATGCTGATTTCGACAAAACGGTTTGGGTGATCAATAATTTTCTCACCAATGCTGTGAAACATTCTTTTCAGGAAGAAAATATTGAGATTGTGGTGGAAAAGCTGGGTTCAATGATTCAGTTCAGTATTACGGATACCGGAAGCGGGATTGATGAGAAGTACCACCGCCAGATTTTCGACCGTTATTTTCAGGTTCCCGGGGAGCATCAGAATGGGACAGGTCTCGGATTGGCCATCTCCAAAAATTTTATTGAAAAACAGAATGGCGAAATAGGAGTGAAGAGTTCTCCCAATCAGGGAAGTACTTTTTATTTCAGATTGCCGGTTGCATAA